The DNA sequence TTGGCTTCCGAGGTGAGGCGCTGAGTTCGCTTTGCGCTTTGGGGGACTTGAGCGTTGAAACGAGAACGGTGAGCGAACCTGTTGCTACGCACTTGACTTTCAATAATTCAGGTGTTCTTGTGTCAGAAAGGAAAACTGCACGTCAAATTGGAACCACTGTTATGGTAAAAAAGTTGTTCTCCAGTTTGCCTGTTCGGAGCAAAGAGTTCAGTCGTAACATCCGCAGGGAATATGGCAAACTGGTTTCTCTATTGAATGTGAGTCTCTATTTTCTGGGTGAAAATATGTAGGCCTGTTTGGATTAATTAATAAGTACTTAGAAGgcaagaaaacaagataattttTCTCCCATAtactaaaattaacttatacatCGATTAAAGTTAGCTttggaaaatataaataaacgaGAAAAGTTCTACATTAGCTAATTCTTCTTCATGAGAGAAACTTATTAAagtttacattttcattttcttttcctataattttagtTGTTATTGTTAAATATGAGCATTTACTTTCTTCAGGCCTATGCGCTTATAGCGAAAGGTGTTCGTTTTGTCTGCTCCAACACGACTGGTAAAAATGTGAAATCTGTGGTTCTTAAGACGCAAGGCAGTGGTTCACTTAAAGATAACATCATAACAGTGCTTGGCATGAACACTTTCAACTGCTTAGAGCCTGTAACGTTGTCTATATCTGATTCTTGCAAGGTTGAAGGTTTTCTTTCCAAGTCTGGACAGGGTAATGGGCGCAATTTGGGAGATAGAcagtatttttttgttaatggtAGACCGGTGGATATGCCTAAAGTCAGCAAACTTGTTAATGAATTGTACAAGAGTGCAAACTCGAAACAGTATCCCGTtgctattttgaattttatagtTCCTACCAGAGCATATGATGTCAATGTGACTCCTGACAAGAGGAAAGTATTTTTTTCTGAAGAAAATGCCTTATTGCAAGCTCTGAGAGAGGGATTGCAACAAATATATTGTGCTGGTAAAGTCTGTTACTCTGTTAATGAAGTTATGGTGCCTGCTCAAAAAGAAGAGTGTGTTGAGTTAAGTTCCTCTAGTGGGAAGTCTCCTATTGTAATGAAACTATCATCGTCAAATGACAATCATCCTCAAGAAAAACATTATAGTGAAAGTAATAATGGTAGCATTTCTCTAGATGACCTTAATATGGAGTGTGACAATGATACTATATCTCAGGATGAGCTTGAGAAGAAACATATTGCTGATATAAAAAGTGCTTCTAAATCTATTAATGAGTATCAGTACTCACATGTTGAAGAAGGGTTAATTTGTGATAAAAATGGAAGTTTAATGAACCAGGAGTTCACACTCAGAGCGCATAGCACTTCAAAGGTTGACAATAATGGAAGGCAGTCAGCACGTCCTGGTAGAATTATACATGATCACCATACTATTGTCTCAAAGACAATTGATAGTGGCAACACTTCTAGTAAATATTCATTTAACCATTCAAGACATGTTCAGTCCACTCTTAACAACTTTGTTTCTGTAAATAAAAGAAATCGTGATGGTGTATTTAGAGCTTTATCTGAAGTGCCTGTTCTTAGAAATCAAGATTCTCATTGTCAATTGAAAACTGCAAATACTGAAACAAAGGATCTGATTACAAGATCGTCACTTTGTTTTGACCAAATTGATAAACCTTCAAGTGCAAGTGAGATTGAATCTTTCAAACAGCCTGATCCTGTTAACGTCTACCACAAAACTGAAATTTCAGATTCTTTTAATGGTGACTCCTCTGATAGAGAACCTGAATCTAATATGGTAGGTGGTTTGTACTGCAAAAACTTCATATATTGATACTGTTTAATTCTTGCAAGCACTATATTGGTAttggttttttaaattatttgatattttgttattaataatggCATTTCTAGAAATTATGTTTTAGAACATATatgtcaataaaagaaataagtaaATTCAATATATTGGAGATGTTCATGTAAAACATTCATTTATTCAACTGGATGTTAGTTTCTGTTTTCTGTTATATTTGTGTAACCTATTTAGAAGACTTTAGAGCCTATATATTCGTTTCTTGTATTTTCTTTCTGATTAAGTGAACTAATATTCAGTTAAGTTTTTTTGTTAAGCTTTTCTTTGTCTTTTCTTCATACCTTTTTTCTGATACACAGTGTTCATGTCTTTACCTCATTCATTGCACATTTTGTGTTGCTTTTTCTGAGGTAAAGACCAGCCCTCCCTGCCCTTGTTATGCTTATTTCTTTCCaataaaatttcttcttttatccaattaataaaaaatcaattaaaaaaaagtgcTATTTTCTCggttttctttatatatatgagCGTGCTGATTTACAGGAAATCTGTCTGAAGAATTATACACCTTTAGCCGATACACCATCAATTACTCCTGGCATTGATATGATCACTACAGATGTTTTGGCCTCAATCCCTCCAGTACATTCTTCACCTGCACTGTTAGATTCTTCCAAGTCCTCTGGTCGTAAGATATGCTCTAACATGCAATTTTCTTTTCAAGAGCTTAAGAAAAGGAGAGAGAAGAGGCTTTCTCTGTTTCAATCCAGTAAATTTGGACGTGGAAAAGCTAAAGACAAGAGGTTTTTGTTTCTGTACCCTTTGTATGAAATAGGAAAGTATCTCTATACTGACTTTTACCTATAATTGATGCTAGTCTCTATTCGGCTGCAACTTTGGAGCTTTCACAATCACAAACTggagaggaaaaagaaagggcCTTGGCAGCAGCAGCTACTGAACTTGAGAGATTTTTTAAGAAGGAAGACTTCAGCAGAATGAAGGTCCTTACTTAGTATGCTTCATTTGTTCTTGATACTATTTTGTATGATTGTGGTGCTGTTTGGTTGTTTGCTAGCTTAGAAAATGGTCAATCTATAAGCTGTTTGgggtttttgagttttttttttcctgcgAAAAACCCTAGTCATTTTTGTCTCTGAATTTTGAATACGTTGTCAGAATCTCTAAATTATCATGGCTGAATTAAAATATACGTATAATCCGAGTACATACATTATGTATTTACAGATGATTACTGAGGCTACATGTTTGAACAGGTTATTGGGCAGTTCAACCTTGGGTTTATCATTTGTAAATTGGATCAAGATTTATTCATTGTGGATCAGGTCATTTCTAATATACTTTTGGAACTAATGGGTCTGTGGTTTCTTCCACCATTCcctttaataaataattcatataaatGCATCCTTTagctaaatttaaattttgttctttGCGAAACATAATGTGTTTGAGCATGACCGTTTTCAGCATGCTGCTGATGAGAAGTTTAATTTTGAGCGTCTATCGCAATCAACCATCTTGAACCAACAACCCCTTCTGAGGTGAGGAGTTTATATTCACTAATCATCACTTTACCTATTATTCCTGTTTTTCTTTTCGGAGTGGAGGGAGCTTTCAGTGACATGTTACAAGGGCCttgttaagttaaaaaaattaagagtatGATTAGAGCATAAACTTTGATTGTTAAAGTACAATTACAATTACCATATATGAATGATATAACACACGACAGCAATTTATCTCTTGTCTTTTTGGTTCATGATCTAAGTTCACCAATAAAAATGTCATATGTAGGCCAATAACGTTGGAATTATCCCCTGAAGAAGAAATAGTAGCATCGATGCACATGGACATAATCAGGTAAAAGTAGAGCCATAACGATTAAGTAGTGATATGTTAATTTCACTTATTTCTGGATTTCTGCTTATTGCAAGAAAGTAGATTTCATTAAAAGGATCCTGATGTCAATCCTGCATCATTCCAACTGTTTACGTTTCCTGTTTTCTGTAGTCAGGACATAAATGAGCTGCAGAAGTATCACTCTTTACCTTCTCATTTAgttgatttgattttaataacAAGTTGCCTCAAATAGTCAACATTGAAAAGTGATCGGCTTTTAAGATTCTTTTATAGTAGCTGTGATCTACTGTCACCTTAACATAATCAATTCCCAATGTACCAgttatgaatttataaaaaaatcaatatgaCCACTTATGACCCACATGAAAGTGGTGATTAAAATACTGCCCTGTGTTAACTTAACGGTGAGTCAATTGAATGGGTGACCTGGTTTACCTTAATTACGAAAAAATACATAGTTTTGGCATATTTTTCTACCTAGAAAAGCTTGAGTGGCTTATAACAACAGAAATCACAGATGTGAACTCTGAGCTTGACAGCTTGTATGCTGCAGATTTAACTTTTTGCATAATTTCTGAAATATTGTCTTGCTTGAAAGTACACCATTGGTCCATTATTCTTGATCTAGTTTATCTTGTAGTGCTGGTTACTTTTATCTATGGAGGTTTCATTGAAATTGAATTAAGTTTTCTAGTTACGAAGTTTCATTATGGTATACTtttgtcttgttttttcttctataggTTTAGTGTGATCAATAACATGCATTtgcattattttcattttcaggAAGAATGGATTTACTTTAGAAGAGGATCCAAATGCACAACCTGGATGCCGTTTTAAAGTAAAGTCTGTTCCCTTCAGTAAGAACACTATGTTTGGAATTGAAGGCAGGTGAATTTTGTAGATTTTATCCGTGATTAGTTCAGAGATTTTGATGGTTGATATGACCACATCAAAGTAAATCAGTGATAAGCATGTGCAATTCTCCATCatactctttttatttttaattttatatttgaatttgagGATTGCTCAGGCCAAAGTTGGAAGACCAGCTGTTTAAGTTGATATATGACTCAAGTAACCGAGTTATTGAAAACATCCTCGACTAACTTATGATACAAGTTAAGCCTACAATTTCTGCATGAACATGCATTAGGATAGATTTATTTAAGAAGCGTAAATGACATTCAAATTGTGGTTAAGTTTTAGAAAAACTCTCAGCCTTTGTAAGGATCTGTGGAGCCAGCCTGCTTAACCTTGGGAATCATACGATGCCCTTGGTAGTATATCCTTTGAATTGAGATTTTTCCATTCCATGATACCAAAGTTGTTAATATTTTCCACATATATGTATACCCCAGTGTCTAAAGCTTTGACTTAAAGATTGACACATTTGAATGTTGTGATTGTCTAGATCCCTTGCCTTAGTGAATTACTTGCTTCTTTTCCGTGATGTATTAAGACTTCCACTAGGGTAAAGAGAATGATATATTGAAGTGATTAACATTAAGTGTTTTTCCCAACAGATGTTAAGGAGCTGATCTCTACACTGTGTGATGGTGATGGTCACATGGAATGTTCCATTGTTGGTAGCTTTAAACTGGACTCCTCAGATTCTATATGTCCATCAAGAGTTCGTTCAATGTTGGCATCACGTGCATGTCGATCATCAATTATGGTGGGTGATGCACTTGGAAGAAATGAAATGCGGAAGGTAGTGCATCACATTATTTTAAGCACTGCCCCCTCCCCTTCATTAACAAACACGTAAAAAATGCAGACCTGGGATGATAAGCATTTGGTTTTGTGggaactaaatttaaataaattgaagttTAAATGTTATATCCTTCTAGACTGATTTGTAGCTTACACCAACTGTTTCAGATACTTGACCATATGGCTGAACTCAAATCCCCTTGGAATTGTCCTCACGGCAGACCAACCATGCGCCATTTAGTCGACTTGACAAAGATTCACAAGTCTGAACATAAAATGCAGATGTAGTCAACAATGGACTTTTAGCCTGATCACCACTGTTAGAAGTTAAGGGAACTATGTAACTTATTTTGTACAAATACCTGTAAATATTTGTTCTCAAATGTTGATGTAAATTTAATGTGCCTGGATATCTTGGGTGCGTGCATACCCGACGCGCTGAACTTGTTTTTCAGCCATCCTTCTTTACTTCGCTGAAAGTCTCAGCAAAATGCTATAGCTGCATAACTTGAGCTTTCATTCGACTATAGTCTTAACGTCCTAGCAAGCACTATGGTTACGAATTAGGTTTATTTTACTTGGGATTGGGAAAGTTTGTAGCAACATGTGGAGTGTAGTTGTTTctgtaacaaaaaaaagtttttatatgGGATTCATATGTTATGTGATTCAAAATGAAGATggcaaaatatttaaatttagactATATCGCAATGAGATGAGAAAATCAAGATTCTCATGAAGATGCTTTCATCTCTTGAGTTATAAGTGTAATGGTTGGTACTTACACAATAATGGTCTTTTTAGCTCTTCTCTTTTATAAGCAAAGCGTTCCAGTTACGTTCATGGTTATTTTTAGGATAAACTTGCATATCCTACGAAGCTTGAGTCCTTAAAAATAAGAACTCTAAATAGTGAAATGTAATTCAAACCGTTTTGTGTTCAGTCTAAGTGCAGCATTTTTAAGTTCCATGCCCTGGAGACTTGGGAACATTGATTTGTGGAGATTTTGGTACTTTGATCGGTGAAACGGCACAAGATTAAATCATGTTCTTGAAATTTAActttatgtttaattagtcTTGAAATTGATAAAATCATTAACTAGTCCTTGAAATTGTATGTATTAATCAATAATCAATTTAGTGTTTACTTTTATTGACGTGGCAGATGATAACAtcaacaatttaatattttttaatgaagttTAAAACACCAGCTTGTTTGtttgaagaggaaaaaaaagttgaaaaacgaacaaataaaagaaaagctcgaaaaaaattgaaaaaaaaaagaaaatgtatgcATTAAACATTTTACCGGAAAagtaataatgaatataaataatcaattatgatgcaaatattttgtatatattttcagtatttcaaataacttgttataaatatttcattaacatttatgtatatttatattacataatttattatgaatgtttttattaatatttataccTTTTCATTATAgtaaagtaatattaaaataataaataattcataagaaaatagtttataaaCTAATGCTATGAAATAATTTTCTGTCATCATCTTATCACAAACTAATTTGTAATAAGtggttaattttataataattactttgaaaattatattaaggACGTTTAATTAGTTAGTCCCGCAATATGTTAACCCTCATGAACGTGGTGAAATTTTCCTATAATCAAAGACggtgaattatatttttaaacaataacatgattatctaaaaatataattgtttgtaTTTAGTAAAATGTCATATGATTTCCTTTTAAAAAACTAGATtccaaaatcaaatataaattatttgtctTAAAAGAAATACCAGGAATAAAATCAAcgatattatattttgaaaagatgaaaaaaacaTCAATgacgaaaataaaaatcaagcAATTTATAAggattaaaataatgattttaaattttcacgAGATTATAATTAATCTCTTTAGAAtgatcaaaatcaaaattatcgTTTTTTACACGAATAAAAACATatgcaaatttaacaaaaataattatgaaaaagaaaatactctGACATCTGTATTA is a window from the Vigna unguiculata cultivar IT97K-499-35 chromosome 7, ASM411807v1, whole genome shotgun sequence genome containing:
- the LOC114192584 gene encoding DNA mismatch repair protein PMS1 isoform X1, with amino-acid sequence MVVEAKIIKPIGKGIVHRICAGQVILDLSSAVKELVENSLDAGATSVEISLKDFGEQWFQVIDNGCGISPDNFKFLALKHHTSKLAEFHDLQSLTTFGFRGEALSSLCALGDLSVETRTVSEPVATHLTFNNSGVLVSERKTARQIGTTVMVKKLFSSLPVRSKEFSRNIRREYGKLVSLLNAYALIAKGVRFVCSNTTGKNVKSVVLKTQGSGSLKDNIITVLGMNTFNCLEPVTLSISDSCKVEGFLSKSGQGNGRNLGDRQYFFVNGRPVDMPKVSKLVNELYKSANSKQYPVAILNFIVPTRAYDVNVTPDKRKVFFSEENALLQALREGLQQIYCAGKVCYSVNEVMVPAQKEECVELSSSSGKSPIVMKLSSSNDNHPQEKHYSESNNGSISLDDLNMECDNDTISQDELEKKHIADIKSASKSINEYQYSHVEEGLICDKNGSLMNQEFTLRAHSTSKVDNNGRQSARPGRIIHDHHTIVSKTIDSGNTSSKYSFNHSRHVQSTLNNFVSVNKRNRDGVFRALSEVPVLRNQDSHCQLKTANTETKDLITRSSLCFDQIDKPSSASEIESFKQPDPVNVYHKTEISDSFNGDSSDREPESNMEICLKNYTPLADTPSITPGIDMITTDVLASIPPVHSSPALLDSSKSSGRKICSNMQFSFQELKKRREKRLSLFQSSKFGRGKAKDKSLYSAATLELSQSQTGEEKERALAAAATELERFFKKEDFSRMKVIGQFNLGFIICKLDQDLFIVDQHAADEKFNFERLSQSTILNQQPLLRPITLELSPEEEIVASMHMDIIRKNGFTLEEDPNAQPGCRFKVKSVPFSKNTMFGIEDVKELISTLCDGDGHMECSIVGSFKLDSSDSICPSRVRSMLASRACRSSIMVGDALGRNEMRKILDHMAELKSPWNCPHGRPTMRHLVDLTKIHKSEHKMQM
- the LOC114192584 gene encoding DNA mismatch repair protein PMS1 isoform X3, with amino-acid sequence MVVEAKIIKPIGKGIVHRICAGQVILDLSSAVKELVENSLDAGATSVEISLKDFGEQWFQVIDNGCGISPDNFKFLALKHHTSKLAEFHDLQSLTTFGFRGEALSSLCALGDLSVETRTVSEPVATHLTFNNSGVLVSERKTARQIGTTVMVKKLFSSLPVRSKEFSRNIRREYGKLVSLLNAYALIAKGVRFVCSNTTGKNVKSVVLKTQGSGSLKDNIITVLGMNTFNCLEPVTLSISDSCKVEGFLSKSGQGNGRNLGDRQYFFVNGRPVDMPKVSKLVNELYKSANSKQYPVAILNFIVPTRAYDVNVTPDKRKVFFSEENALLQALREGLQQIYCAGKVCYSVNEVMVPAQKEECVELSSSSGKSPIVMKLSSSNDNHPQEKHYSESNNGSISLDDLNMECDNDTISQDELEKKHIADIKSASKSINEYQYSHVEEGLICDKNGSLMNQEFTLRAHSTSKVDNNGRQSARPGRIIHDHHTIVSKTIDSGNTSSKYSFNHSRHVQSTLNNFVSVNKRNRDGVFRALSEVPVLRNQDSHCQLKTANTETKDLITRSSLCFDQIDKPSSASEIESFKQPDPVNVYHKTEISDSFNGDSSDREPESNMEICLKNYTPLADTPSITPGIDMITTDVLASIPPVHSSPALLDSSKSSGRKICSNMQFSFQELKKRREKRLSLFQSSKFGRGKAKDKSLYSAATLELSQSQTGEEKERALAAAATELERFFKKEDFSRMKHAADEKFNFERLSQSTILNQQPLLRPITLELSPEEEIVASMHMDIIRKNGFTLEEDPNAQPGCRFKVKSVPFSKNTMFGIEDVKELISTLCDGDGHMECSIVGSFKLDSSDSICPSRVRSMLASRACRSSIMVGDALGRNEMRKILDHMAELKSPWNCPHGRPTMRHLVDLTKIHKSEHKMQM
- the LOC114192584 gene encoding DNA mismatch repair protein PMS1 isoform X4; protein product: MVVEAKIIKPIGKGIVHRICAGQVILDLSSAVKELVENSLDAGATSVEISLKDFGEQWFQVIDNGCGISPDNFKFLALKHHTSKLAEFHDLQSLTTFGFRGEALSSLCALGDLSVETRTVSEPVATHLTFNNSGVLVSERKTARQIGTTVMVKKLFSSLPVRSKEFSRNIRREYGKLVSLLNAYALIAKGVRFVCSNTTGKNVKSVVLKTQGSGSLKDNIITVLGMNTFNCLEPVTLSISDSCKVEGFLSKSGQGNGRNLGDRQYFFVNGRPVDMPKVSKLVNELYKSANSKQYPVAILNFIVPTRAYDVNVTPDKRKVFFSEENALLQALREGLQQIYCAGKVCYSVNEVMVPAQKEECVELSSSSGKSPIVMKLSSSNDNHPQEKHYSESNNGSISLDDLNMECDNDTISQDELEKKHIADIKSASKSINEYQYSHVEEGLICDKNGSLMNQEFTLRAHSTSKVDNNGRQSARPGRIIHDHHTIVSKTIDSGNTSSKYSFNHSRHVQSTLNNFVSVNKRNRDGVFRALSEVPVLRNQDSHCQLKTANTETKDLITRSSLCFDQIDKPSSASEIESFKQPDPVNVYHKTEISDSFNGDSSDREPESNMEICLKNYTPLADTPSITPGIDMITTDVLASIPPVHSSPALLDSSKSSGRKICSNMQFSFQELKKRREKRLSLFQSSKFGRGKAKDKSLYSAATLELSQSQTGEEKERALAAAATELERFFKKEDFSRMKVIGQFNLGFIICKLDQDLFIVDQHAADEKFNFERLSQSTILNQQPLLRPITLELSPEEEIVASMHMDIIRKNGFTLEEDPNAQPGCRFKVKSVPFSKNTMFGIEGRC
- the LOC114192584 gene encoding DNA mismatch repair protein PMS1 isoform X2; this translates as MVVEAKIIKPIGKGIVHRICAGQVILDLSSAVKELVENSLDAGATSVEISLKDFGEQWFQVIDNGCGISPDNFKHHTSKLAEFHDLQSLTTFGFRGEALSSLCALGDLSVETRTVSEPVATHLTFNNSGVLVSERKTARQIGTTVMVKKLFSSLPVRSKEFSRNIRREYGKLVSLLNAYALIAKGVRFVCSNTTGKNVKSVVLKTQGSGSLKDNIITVLGMNTFNCLEPVTLSISDSCKVEGFLSKSGQGNGRNLGDRQYFFVNGRPVDMPKVSKLVNELYKSANSKQYPVAILNFIVPTRAYDVNVTPDKRKVFFSEENALLQALREGLQQIYCAGKVCYSVNEVMVPAQKEECVELSSSSGKSPIVMKLSSSNDNHPQEKHYSESNNGSISLDDLNMECDNDTISQDELEKKHIADIKSASKSINEYQYSHVEEGLICDKNGSLMNQEFTLRAHSTSKVDNNGRQSARPGRIIHDHHTIVSKTIDSGNTSSKYSFNHSRHVQSTLNNFVSVNKRNRDGVFRALSEVPVLRNQDSHCQLKTANTETKDLITRSSLCFDQIDKPSSASEIESFKQPDPVNVYHKTEISDSFNGDSSDREPESNMEICLKNYTPLADTPSITPGIDMITTDVLASIPPVHSSPALLDSSKSSGRKICSNMQFSFQELKKRREKRLSLFQSSKFGRGKAKDKSLYSAATLELSQSQTGEEKERALAAAATELERFFKKEDFSRMKVIGQFNLGFIICKLDQDLFIVDQHAADEKFNFERLSQSTILNQQPLLRPITLELSPEEEIVASMHMDIIRKNGFTLEEDPNAQPGCRFKVKSVPFSKNTMFGIEDVKELISTLCDGDGHMECSIVGSFKLDSSDSICPSRVRSMLASRACRSSIMVGDALGRNEMRKILDHMAELKSPWNCPHGRPTMRHLVDLTKIHKSEHKMQM